The sequence below is a genomic window from Opitutia bacterium.
GGTAATCGCGCACCACGCCGCGCGTTCCCTCACTCAAGGGGACGGTGCGGGAACGCACCGCGGCACGACGAACACCGCGACCGTTCTTCAGGAAGCGGCGAGCGAGCGTAACTGATGCGCGGACGTCAGTGCCATCCCACACATCGGCGATGCGCAGGGCGGAGATTTCAGAAGCGCGGAATCCGGTGCGGAGACCGAATTCGATCAAGCAGCGGTTGCGGGGATTCCAGCAGCCGCGAACGTGGGAAAGGACGCGCAATTCGGCGTCTCCTTGGAGAGGAACTCGTGTAGCCATACGCATACATCACAGACGCCGTCGGGACGCGAAGCGGACCGCCGGCGATGGGTTCCGCGCCAAACCCAATCACTCACGCGCGATGAACGCATGGAGCGACAGAAGGCCGGAGCGCAGTGCGAATCGCACCAGGCTCGCCTGGGTTCGAAGATTCAATTTGCGGAAGATGTTTCTTCGGTGAGTTCGCACGGTCGCCGCGGTTAGGCCTACACGGTGTGCGACGAGCTTCATATCCTCATGACGCGCCATTTCGCGCAACAGCTCGACTTCCCGTTCGGAGAGCACACGGGAGAAATCTATTCTCTCGTAAACTCCCGCGTTTGGACTCAGCGAAATGCCGCCCTTTAGAACTCGTTCGATCGACTCACGCACCGCCGAGATCGCATCGGACTTGTGCACCAGGCCGTGCCAATTGTTCATCCAAACCAAGTGAGCGGCATAGCCCCCCGTCGTTCCCGTCAGCAACAGCACACGCCGGATATGACGGGCGCCAACGATCACCTGCAATTTGCGCAGGAATATTTCTTCGGGACCATCGACATCTAGCAGCAACAAATCCGTGCCCACCGGGATTCGATCCAGACCCATGCTCGGTGAAAACTCCGCGACGCATCGGGCGCGGGCATCGCGCTCTAAACAGCCCACTAACGCTTGCCGCAAGAGCGTCTCGTGAGAGCAGATCGCAAAAGTGTAGTTCATCGCGCACCGCGCCTTGTTCGCCGTGAATCGACTGGGACGTGAGACACATCGCACCGGGCTTAGCGGCGAACGCCTCACGGAAACCCGAACACCGGATTCCGTCCGAAACGAAGCCGGGCGGGCGGT
It includes:
- a CDS encoding response regulator transcription factor; this encodes MNYTFAICSHETLLRQALVGCLERDARARCVAEFSPSMGLDRIPVGTDLLLLDVDGPEEIFLRKLQVIVGARHIRRVLLLTGTTGGYAAHLVWMNNWHGLVHKSDAISAVRESIERVLKGGISLSPNAGVYERIDFSRVLSEREVELLREMARHEDMKLVAHRVGLTAATVRTHRRNIFRKLNLRTQASLVRFALRSGLLSLHAFIARE